The following proteins come from a genomic window of Corynebacterium crudilactis:
- a CDS encoding DEAD/DEAH box helicase produces MSSESPRPTFTELGVAVEITDALEALGITRTFAIQEYTLPIALDGLDFIGQARTGMGKTYGFGVPLLDRVFDSADIAELDGTPRALVIVPTRELAVQVGDDLQRASTNLPLKIFTFYGGTPYEEQIDALKVGVDVVVGTPGRLLDLHKRGALSLENVAILVLDEADEMLDLGFLPDIEKILRALTHKHQTMLFSATMPGAILTLARSFLNKPVHIRAETSDSSATHKTTRQIVFQAHKMDKEAITAKILQTKDRGKTIIFTRTKRTAAQVAEDLASRGFSVGSVHGDMGQPAREKSLNAFRTGKIDILVATDVAARGIDVNDVTHVINYQTPDDPMTYVHRIGRTGRAGHNGTAITLVGYDETLKWTVIDSELELGQPNPPQWFSTSPEFLEALEIPEGASERVGPPTKVLGGTTPRPPRRPRK; encoded by the coding sequence GTGTCTTCTGAAAGCCCCCGACCTACGTTCACAGAGCTCGGCGTTGCGGTTGAAATTACCGACGCCCTCGAAGCCCTCGGCATCACCCGAACTTTCGCGATCCAGGAGTACACACTTCCCATCGCGCTCGACGGCCTCGACTTCATCGGCCAAGCCCGCACCGGCATGGGAAAAACCTACGGATTCGGCGTTCCCCTGCTTGATCGAGTATTCGATTCCGCAGACATCGCAGAACTCGACGGCACTCCCCGCGCCCTCGTCATCGTGCCAACCCGCGAACTCGCGGTCCAAGTTGGCGATGACCTCCAAAGAGCCTCCACCAACCTACCTCTCAAAATTTTCACCTTCTACGGTGGAACTCCTTACGAAGAACAGATCGATGCGCTCAAAGTAGGCGTCGATGTCGTAGTAGGAACCCCTGGACGCTTGCTGGACCTACACAAACGAGGCGCGCTCTCGCTTGAAAACGTAGCCATTCTAGTCCTCGATGAAGCAGACGAAATGCTCGATCTTGGCTTCCTGCCAGACATCGAAAAAATACTTCGAGCGCTCACTCACAAACACCAAACCATGCTGTTCTCAGCAACCATGCCCGGCGCAATCCTTACCCTTGCGCGCAGCTTCCTGAACAAACCAGTACACATCCGTGCCGAAACATCAGACTCCTCAGCAACGCACAAAACAACCCGACAGATCGTTTTCCAAGCGCACAAAATGGACAAAGAAGCCATCACTGCGAAAATCCTCCAAACGAAGGATCGTGGCAAAACAATCATCTTCACCCGCACCAAGCGCACCGCCGCTCAAGTTGCAGAAGACCTCGCATCCCGAGGATTCTCCGTCGGATCCGTGCACGGCGACATGGGGCAACCCGCCCGCGAGAAATCTCTCAACGCATTCCGCACCGGGAAAATCGACATCCTTGTAGCCACCGACGTTGCAGCCCGAGGCATCGATGTCAATGACGTCACCCACGTCATCAACTACCAAACCCCCGACGATCCGATGACCTACGTCCACCGTATTGGACGCACCGGACGCGCAGGCCACAACGGAACCGCCATTACCCTTGTCGGCTACGACGAAACCTTAAAATGGACCGTCATCGACAGCGAACTCGAACTCGGCCAACCGAATCCACCACAGTGGTTCTCTACCTCACCTGAGTTCCTCGAAGCACTCGAAATCCCCGAAGGTGCAAGCGAACGCGTCGGACCCCCAACCAAAGTTCTCGGTGGAACAACCCCTAGGCCACCACGTCGTCCCCGGAAATAA
- a CDS encoding TIGR02569 family protein — translation MSNQLPDHVRDAFQVGAGPAEQLGQAWDYGFRVGNTVFSKVMAPETSGWSSKTRETLKPEGVRVVRPIRSTDGRFVVAGWRASVFSTGIISKRVDETVVAALRLADALIDAHAPEPVDNVFHRADIQAWGEQPGRIGELLHTIDRVNQVGHADMLATTLYSGTQPPAVTDLVPVLRPHGFTAALVIIDGLLLGAVDEGILRRFSHLPDIEQLVLRAFLFRRNLQEFSENNDPNIISNLNRVEMALVSYVSDKL, via the coding sequence ATGTCAAATCAACTGCCCGACCACGTCCGCGATGCTTTTCAAGTAGGAGCTGGACCTGCCGAACAACTCGGACAAGCATGGGATTACGGATTCCGCGTAGGTAATACCGTTTTTTCTAAAGTCATGGCTCCTGAAACTTCTGGTTGGTCATCGAAAACTCGCGAAACCCTCAAACCAGAAGGCGTACGAGTCGTACGACCGATCCGTTCCACCGACGGTCGCTTTGTGGTTGCTGGATGGCGCGCATCGGTGTTCTCTACAGGAATAATCAGTAAGAGGGTGGATGAAACAGTCGTCGCGGCACTTCGTCTTGCTGATGCCTTAATCGATGCGCATGCACCAGAGCCTGTGGACAATGTGTTCCACCGTGCCGATATTCAAGCGTGGGGCGAACAGCCAGGACGCATCGGAGAACTACTGCATACAATCGATCGTGTGAACCAGGTCGGCCATGCCGATATGTTGGCTACCACATTGTATTCAGGAACCCAGCCACCAGCTGTAACTGATCTGGTTCCAGTGCTGCGTCCACATGGATTTACTGCAGCGTTGGTCATTATCGATGGATTGCTTCTTGGCGCTGTCGACGAAGGAATCTTGCGGAGGTTTTCACATTTGCCAGATATTGAGCAGCTTGTCCTTCGTGCCTTTTTGTTCCGGCGTAACCTGCAGGAATTTTCTGAGAACAACGATCCGAATATTATTTCGAACCTAAACAGGGTGGAAATGGCACTCGTGTCATATGTTTCTGACAAACTTTGA
- a CDS encoding ATP-dependent helicase, with protein sequence MSDYKPPIPSDPQVRLIKPTSKLRPRSWEGEASHLVTQGTGLWRVTGAAGSGVSSVVVDTVIERIRQGWEPSSMLVIATSKESASRLRQEISEYVSKMDYVSEGPLVRSVHSLAFALIRDASDEDIRLITGAEQDAVIRELLRGQAEDGHGGWPPEQREGLRMVGFARQLRDFLLRAVERGVGPDELVALGEQYEHANWTAAGNFLREYKQVMSLAGSHSFSASELVTEALRGPEPAVKYRGVFIDDAQHLDPKSAELISRFFPEAELAVVAGDAEQSVFRFRGANPDFLNKLNADHELVLESKREASTSVVVAETESAHADLIADTVRRAHLIDGRSWSEIAVVVRSAGMIAPIRRTLLAAGVPVHINPTDVVLSEQRIVAAMILGLRALTELLNPIELEDLLLGPIGGADPVTLRRLLRGLRQAEMKMGGQRRAIVVLGDLLEETDAEMLGFLTERELNLLDRVRSVLDSGRQALADKGSIEEVLWALWSATDLSNSLSAISLRGGASGSQADRDLDAMMALFDAAGDYVERRPSAGVRSFILHISEQELPTGMRERRGAIPEAVEVLTAHGTTGREWKRVIVAGVQEGSWPSLGETGTLLGQEEFVDLVDEGIDPDIIISRSVERLAEERRLFYLATTRATETLLVTAVNSPDSDEVREPSRFLDSLRQPIVVFEGEETNQIAEPEELGNRLLSIPAMVAELRRVVNDPRDPRRKQAARQLSRLAEAEIPGADPSQWMSLREPSTEEVLVEGRIFLSPSRIEKLLNCPLRAVLDRLDSEEETPIAMLKGTLVHAYAEAVAGGVDPSIAEEKVTSAYMQLANVPGWSHESAEIAFRRILTRTHTWLQNSRADFTEVGTEMDVSVTIDDTVSIRGRMDRLERNRSEELVVVDFKTGKTQIAVKDMADHPQLSAYQLALSRGVLRNGKISDPDVGETPDPVGGGLLVYPAIDAKAVGQRMQDPKTQEDLDEFAAMLPGLAEHLRGPNLLARVNPTCSNCPVRSLCPVQPEGRVIHA encoded by the coding sequence ATGTCTGATTACAAACCACCAATTCCATCGGATCCACAAGTTCGGCTGATTAAGCCAACTTCGAAGCTTCGCCCTCGTTCTTGGGAGGGCGAAGCTTCGCATTTAGTTACTCAAGGCACCGGTTTATGGCGGGTGACTGGTGCGGCTGGCTCGGGGGTGAGCTCAGTTGTTGTCGATACTGTCATTGAGCGGATTCGCCAGGGGTGGGAACCATCATCGATGTTGGTTATTGCGACGTCGAAAGAATCCGCCAGCAGACTGAGACAAGAGATCTCAGAATATGTCTCCAAGATGGATTATGTGTCGGAAGGTCCGTTGGTGCGATCGGTGCACTCATTGGCCTTTGCTCTTATTCGTGATGCTTCTGATGAAGATATTCGGTTGATTACCGGTGCCGAGCAAGATGCGGTTATTAGAGAATTGTTACGCGGCCAAGCAGAAGACGGTCATGGCGGGTGGCCGCCAGAACAACGTGAAGGCCTTCGCATGGTGGGCTTTGCCAGGCAGCTGCGCGATTTTCTCCTGCGAGCGGTGGAACGTGGCGTCGGCCCGGATGAATTAGTGGCATTGGGCGAGCAATATGAGCACGCTAATTGGACGGCTGCGGGCAATTTTCTCCGGGAGTATAAGCAAGTGATGAGCCTTGCTGGTTCGCATAGTTTCTCTGCATCGGAGTTGGTTACCGAAGCGCTGCGAGGTCCGGAGCCAGCGGTGAAATACCGGGGCGTTTTTATTGATGATGCGCAGCATTTGGATCCGAAATCCGCCGAACTTATATCGAGGTTTTTCCCCGAAGCAGAGTTGGCTGTGGTGGCAGGAGATGCCGAGCAGTCGGTGTTTAGGTTCCGTGGTGCAAATCCGGATTTCCTCAACAAGTTGAATGCGGATCACGAATTGGTGTTGGAGTCGAAGAGGGAGGCGTCGACAAGCGTCGTCGTGGCAGAAACCGAATCGGCGCATGCGGACCTGATTGCTGACACGGTGCGCCGCGCACATCTGATTGATGGGCGCAGCTGGTCGGAGATCGCGGTGGTGGTGCGCTCTGCCGGCATGATTGCGCCGATCCGCCGCACCCTGCTTGCCGCGGGCGTGCCCGTGCACATCAACCCGACTGACGTGGTGCTGTCCGAACAACGCATTGTTGCCGCGATGATTTTGGGGCTACGCGCACTGACCGAATTGCTCAACCCAATCGAGCTGGAAGATCTACTCTTAGGGCCGATCGGTGGCGCCGATCCGGTGACTCTGCGCCGCCTGCTGCGTGGTTTGCGCCAGGCAGAGATGAAGATGGGCGGGCAGAGACGAGCGATCGTTGTTCTCGGAGACCTCCTTGAGGAAACTGATGCGGAAATGCTCGGATTTTTGACTGAGCGTGAGCTGAATTTGTTGGATCGGGTGCGTTCGGTGCTTGATTCAGGTCGCCAGGCGTTGGCGGATAAAGGCAGCATCGAAGAGGTGTTGTGGGCGCTGTGGTCGGCGACCGATCTGTCGAACTCCTTGTCAGCGATCAGCCTGCGAGGTGGCGCATCGGGTTCCCAAGCCGATCGCGATTTGGATGCAATGATGGCGCTTTTCGACGCCGCCGGCGACTACGTGGAGCGACGCCCCAGCGCGGGCGTGCGGAGTTTCATCCTCCATATTTCGGAGCAGGAACTGCCCACCGGCATGCGTGAGCGTCGTGGCGCGATTCCCGAAGCAGTGGAGGTGCTCACCGCGCACGGTACGACAGGGCGTGAATGGAAGCGCGTGATCGTGGCCGGTGTGCAGGAGGGAAGTTGGCCTTCACTGGGTGAAACCGGCACGTTGTTGGGGCAGGAAGAATTTGTGGATCTGGTCGATGAAGGCATCGATCCGGACATTATTATTTCTCGTTCCGTTGAACGTTTGGCTGAAGAGCGCCGCCTATTTTACCTTGCCACCACAAGAGCAACAGAAACACTGCTGGTGACAGCGGTAAATTCCCCAGACTCCGATGAAGTCCGCGAACCTTCGAGGTTTTTGGATTCGTTGAGACAACCGATCGTTGTTTTCGAGGGAGAAGAGACCAACCAGATCGCAGAGCCGGAAGAGCTTGGGAATCGGTTGTTGTCGATTCCTGCGATGGTTGCTGAGTTGCGGCGTGTGGTGAACGATCCGAGGGATCCGCGTCGCAAGCAAGCAGCGCGTCAGTTATCAAGGCTTGCTGAGGCGGAGATTCCGGGGGCGGATCCAAGTCAGTGGATGAGTCTGCGTGAGCCTTCGACTGAGGAGGTTTTGGTTGAGGGGCGTATTTTTCTGTCTCCGTCGAGGATCGAGAAATTGCTGAATTGTCCATTGCGTGCAGTGCTTGATCGTTTGGATAGCGAGGAGGAAACACCGATCGCGATGCTCAAGGGAACCTTGGTGCACGCGTACGCCGAAGCTGTCGCCGGCGGCGTGGATCCGAGCATCGCTGAAGAGAAGGTAACCAGCGCATACATGCAGCTGGCCAATGTGCCGGGCTGGTCGCACGAAAGCGCCGAAATCGCTTTTCGACGCATCCTCACCCGTACTCATACCTGGCTGCAGAATTCTCGTGCAGATTTCACGGAAGTCGGAACAGAGATGGACGTATCGGTCACCATCGATGACACCGTGTCGATCCGTGGGCGCATGGACCGCTTGGAACGCAATCGCTCTGAGGAGTTAGTGGTTGTCGATTTTAAAACTGGCAAAACTCAGATCGCAGTGAAAGACATGGCTGATCATCCGCAGCTCTCCGCATACCAATTAGCACTTTCCAGAGGTGTGCTGCGAAATGGCAAGATCAGCGATCCGGACGTTGGCGAGACCCCAGACCCAGTAGGTGGCGGATTGCTTGTTTACCCAGCCATCGATGCCAAGGCAGTGGGACAGAGGATGCAGGATCCGAAAACTCAAGAAGATCTTGATGAGTTTGCAGCTATGCTCCCCGGTTTGGCAGAGCATCTGCGTGGTCCTAATCTACTAGCCCGGGTTAATCCCACTTGTTCCAATTGTCCCGTTCGTAGTCTGTGCCCAGTTCAACCTGAAGGACGTGTGATCCATGCCTAA
- a CDS encoding DUF3107 domain-containing protein, with the protein MDIKIGFADTARELVISSALQQDEASAKVSEALANDSGVLDLSDEKGRRYIIRNSRIAYVEVGTSTPRTVGFAGA; encoded by the coding sequence ATGGATATCAAGATCGGATTCGCCGATACTGCCCGTGAACTGGTTATTTCTTCTGCATTGCAGCAGGATGAGGCATCTGCGAAGGTTTCAGAGGCTTTGGCCAATGATTCTGGAGTTTTAGATTTGAGCGATGAAAAGGGTCGTCGCTACATTATTCGTAATAGCCGCATCGCGTATGTCGAGGTTGGCACGAGCACTCCTCGTACTGTCGGCTTCGCTGGCGCATAG
- a CDS encoding DUF3152 domain-containing protein, which produces MSSQEPFLVRFARDYGWRAYAIPVLTVITVWVLFDVFSADQPANGASEETSKSLSTPISSHRAGPDPAQAEPQNVPLTELPSGGDYTEHGAGTFREVGAALPRVGVGHEQTFTYVIEIEDGVNTAAYGGDDAFVAAVDAILSDPKGWTADPAYAFEHVSGQENPDLRIQLTSLNTTHELCGNDIEMETSCFYGDGGRVMINESRWIRGAAPFKGDLGSYRQYLINHEVGHGLGYAAHDSCAAPGELAPIMMQQTLSLNNSELYRIDPGEVYPDDNATCEFNSWPYPRGF; this is translated from the coding sequence GTGTCGTCACAGGAACCTTTTTTGGTCCGCTTCGCGCGGGATTATGGTTGGCGTGCGTACGCCATCCCGGTGTTAACAGTCATTACTGTTTGGGTGCTTTTCGACGTATTCTCCGCCGATCAGCCAGCTAACGGGGCGAGTGAGGAGACGTCGAAAAGCTTATCGACGCCAATTTCCTCGCACCGCGCCGGCCCCGACCCCGCGCAGGCCGAACCGCAAAACGTTCCGCTGACGGAACTGCCGTCTGGCGGCGACTACACCGAACACGGTGCCGGCACCTTCCGTGAGGTTGGCGCTGCGCTGCCTCGCGTTGGCGTGGGGCACGAACAAACTTTTACTTATGTGATCGAAATTGAGGACGGCGTAAACACCGCAGCCTATGGCGGCGATGATGCCTTCGTGGCAGCAGTGGATGCGATCTTGTCTGATCCCAAAGGCTGGACCGCTGATCCTGCTTACGCCTTCGAGCATGTTTCGGGACAAGAGAACCCAGATCTGCGTATTCAGCTAACCTCGCTGAACACCACTCATGAACTGTGCGGCAATGACATTGAGATGGAAACGAGCTGTTTTTATGGCGATGGCGGTCGCGTGATGATCAATGAATCTCGGTGGATCCGCGGAGCTGCACCTTTTAAAGGCGATCTGGGTTCATATCGGCAGTACCTCATCAACCACGAAGTTGGACACGGACTCGGCTATGCCGCTCACGATTCCTGCGCTGCTCCCGGCGAGCTTGCCCCGATCATGATGCAGCAAACATTAAGCCTGAATAATTCAGAGCTCTACCGCATAGACCCCGGCGAGGTTTACCCTGATGACAACGCCACCTGCGAATTCAACTCATGGCCATATCCTCGCGGATTCTAG